In Brachypodium distachyon strain Bd21 chromosome 2, Brachypodium_distachyon_v3.0, whole genome shotgun sequence, one genomic interval encodes:
- the LOC100839597 gene encoding putative disease resistance protein RGA3: MAKKMEKMRVDLEVITDQHKKFKLMADTNANELKVVDIRETSSMMEAQIIIGRTGEREKLLASLSESVTGGMTILPIYGIGGLGKTTLAKMVYNSNQFKDYSQVWVYVPQIFDLKKIGNSVISQLSEKESRYTGVQMIQSSLSKLLADKKIFIVLDDLWEDMESHLDSLKAMLRVGKGSKVVVIVTTRDEGIAKKMSTIEPHKLAPLTGDMCWSIIEQKCDFESRLDKEELEQIGMEITMKYKGVALAAQSLGHMLHSVTFGEWESVRNSHIWDVARL, from the exons ATGGCTAAAAAGATGGAGAAGATGAGAGTCGACCTGGAGGTGATCACAGATCAACACAAGAAGTTCAAACTAATGGCGGACACTAATGCCAATGAGCTGAAAGTGGTTGATATACGGGAAACATCATCAATGATGGAAGCCCAGATCATCATTGGGAGGactggagagagagagaaactaTTGGCTTCTTTATCTGAGAGCGTGACTGGAGGGATGACAATCCTTCCAATATATGGCATAGGAGGTCTTGGCAAGACAACCTTAGCTAAAATGGTTTACAATAGTAACCAATTCAAAGACTACTCTCAGGTGTGGGTTTACGTGCCCCAGATATTTGATTTGAAGAAAATTGGCAATTCCGTAATATCACAACTATCAGAGAAGGAGAGTCGGTACACCGGAGTGCAAATGATACAGAGTTCCCTATCAAAGCTACTAGCTGATAAGAAAATTTTCATTGTTTTGGATGACCTGTGGGAGGATATGGAATCTCATTTGGATAGTCTCAAGGCTATGCTAAGGGTCGGGAAGGGCAGTAAGGTGGTTGTTATAGTAACCACACGTGACGAGGGCATTGCAAAGAAAATGTCTACCATTGAACCACACAAATTAGCACCATTGACAGGTGACATGTGTTGGTCTATAATAGAGCAAAAGTGTGACTTTGAATCTAGACTTGACAAAGAAGAGTTGGAACAAATTGGAATGGAGATTACAATGAAGTATAAAGGTGTGGCTTTAGCAGCTCAATCACTTGGACATATGTTGCATTCTGTGACGTTTGGTGAATGGGAGTCAGTGAGAAATAGTCATATCTGGGAT GTTGCAAGATTGTAA
- the LOC100830423 gene encoding probable aldo-keto reductase 2, with product MASPSPVVVPRIKLGSQGLEVSALGLGCMGMSFFYGPPKPEPDMIALIHHAVAAGVTLLDTSDLYGPHTNEILIGKALQAAGVREKVQLATKFGVLIGADGTPEIHGDPAYVRAACEGSLQRLGVDCIDLYYQHRIDTTVPIEVTMGELKKLVEEGKIKYIGLSEASATTIRRAHAIHPITAVQLEWSLWSRDVEEDIIPTCRELGIGIVAYCPLGGGFFSSGPKLVDTLSEQDLRKGLPRFQAENLEKNTMVFEHVSAMAARKGCTTSQLALAWVHHQGSDVCPIPGTTKIKNFNQNVAALSVKLTLEEMTELESYASANVAGDRYYDIVYTWQNSETPPLSSWKAE from the exons ATGGCTTCTCCGTCCCCGGTGGTGGTGCCGCGGATTAAGCTGGGCTCGCAGGGGCTGGAGGTGTCGGCACTGGGCCTGGGCTGCATGGGCATGTCCTTCTTCTACGGCCCACCCAAGCCCGAGCCCGACATGATCGCGCTCATccaccacgccgtcgccgctggCGTCACCCTCCTCGATACCTCCGATTTATACGGCCCGCACACCAACGAGATCCTCATCGGCAAG GCGTTGCAAGCAGCAGGGGTGAGAGAGAAGGTGCAGCTGGCAACCAAGTTCGGCGTactcatcggcgccgacggcaCGCCGGAGATCCACGGCGACCCGGCGTACGTGCGTGCGGCATGCGAGGGCAGCCTCCAGCGGCTCGGCGTCGACTGCATCGATCTCTACTACCAGCACCGCATCGACACCACGGTGCCCATCGAAGTCACT ATGGGCGAACTCAAGAAACTGGTTGAAGAGGGGAAGATTAAATACATTGGGCTATCGGAAGCATCAGCGACAACAATTAGAAGAGCGCACGCAATTCATCCGATAACTGCCGTCCAGCTAGAATGGTCTTTGTGGTCAAGAGATGTCGAAGAAGATATCATCCCTACTTGCAG GGAACTTGGTATTGGAATTGTGGCATACTGTCCACTCGGCGGAGGGTTCTTCTCCAGTGGCCCTAAACTGGTCGACACACTATCTGAACAAGACTTGCGCAAG GGATTGCCAAGATTCCAGGCCGAAAACCTGGAGAAGAACACCATGGTATTCGAGCATGTTAGTGCAATGGCTGCAAGGAAGGGTTGCACAACGTCGCAGCTGGCACTGGCCTGGGTTCACCACCAGGGGAGCGACGTCTGCCCCATACCAGGAACCACCAAGATCAAGAATTTCAACCAGAACGTGGCGGCGTTGTCCGTGAAGCTCACACTGGAAGAGATGACTGAGCTTGAGTCTTATGCATCCGCTAACGTTGCCGGCGACCGATACTATGACATTGTGTACACTTGGCAAAATTCGGAAACCCCTCCACTATCGTCCTGGAAGGCCGAGTAA